From the Pirellulales bacterium genome, the window GCTAGTTCCTTCACGCGATTTTCGAGCGCTCCCATCAGCACGCCGGCCATCAATGGTCCGCAGCTGTTCTCTTCGCCGTACTGGCTCTTCTTGCGGCCGTAAGCGAACGGCGGCGTGTGGTCCCACTGCCGCTTCGGAATGATGTAGCCGAGCTCGTCGTTGGCCAGTCCAATCAGCATGATCTTGTCGCCCGGCAGTAATTGCGTGACGGACTTCTCCAGCGGCGCCTCGGGGAAGTCGGCATTCGGATCGGCCGGGTCCTGGAATTTGCCGTAGACCAGCTCAGGATAGATTTCCCCGGGCACGCCGGCGATATGCAACTGCCCGAAGCGCAAGTATACGACCTCGCTGACGCCGGCCGCGACTTCGCCTTCGGCTCCCTTGATCGGCCCGCCGATGACTTCGAAATCACCGCTCCAGGCATGCCCCTCGCGCTTAAGCACGCCGGCCATCTGTGCCATGCGATAGAGGGGATTCTCCAGCGGCACGCTGATCGGCTTGGCCGAGAAGGCCAGCGGTGATAACTCGAGCGGCTTGGCCGAGTCGATCGCCTTGATCGCCAGGTCCGCGACTTCGTTGCCATACGCTTCGGCATATTCGAACGTCTCGTCGGGAATCTTGCGCGAGTCGCGATATCGGTTCGATGGCGTCGTCATCAGGCCCCCGACCGCGCCGCTGAAATAAACCACCGGGCATTGATATTTCTTTTCCAGCCGTTTGACGGTCTGCCAGATGAAGTCGGCCGTCAGCAGCTTGTTTTCGCTTCCCAGCGCCTCGGGGTGGCAGCTCCATTGCACGATCAGGCCGGCCGGTTTCTTATCGGCTCCCAGAACCTTCACGGTGCGAATGACGCCGTCCGGCACATGCGGCTCGCGACTGTCGCGCAGTAGCGTGGGATCATCGGCCGTGCCGTACTCGCCCGTCGCCGGCTTGGCAGCCGAGTCGGCCTTCTTCACTGCTTCCACCACACGATCGACGATCAATTGCAGATAGGCGGGATCGACGCCACTCTTGAACGGGCTCGGCCCCCACAACCCCAGCACGTCGGGCCCTTCGTGATTGTGCGTGCTCGAAACCAGGACGTAATCAAAACCTTCGAGTCGTTTACGGATTTCTTGTGTCGTCGGATATTGAATGCCTACGACGTCGACGGCTGCCAGCGCGATCTTCTTCTTACCATCGTTCAAGACGACGGCGCGGACGAAGAGGGGATCGTGGACGCCCGTCGCGCGACGGTTCTGCCCGTAACCAGCGATCCACACGGGATTCGGTCCGTTGACGTCCGGCGTGACGTCGGCCGTGGCAAAACCCACCTTCAAGGCATCCGCGGCTTTCACATCACTGTTCGCCATGAGAAACGCAACGATTGCCAACAGGCACGCGAACACAATCTTCATCGACTTGCTACCTCAAAGAAGAATATTCAATGACCAAGTTCGGAAACCCTTGGTCGACACGATTACAAGTGCATCGAGTCACGAATGCTGACTACGGAGAACACACGGCGACTATACTAACCCACCGCCGCACACTCGGCGAGCAGCGGCGGTGGGGCCGAAAAACCAATCTCGGCCTCGCACCAATGAGCAACCGACAACAGTGGTCCTTCGGTCCAACGTCCGCCGATCAATTGCAGCCCGACGGGCATCTGGTCGACGCTCGACAAGCCGCACGGAAAGCAGACCGTGGGCAGTCCGGCGTAGCTGAATGGCGCGTTGAAACGAGGGTCGCCGGTCGTTTCCGGACCGGGGGCCGTGGTGGTTGTGGCGGGCGTGACGATCGCGTCGTACCCGGCGAGCTTCAGTTCCAAATCGCGTGCGAAGTGCCGCTGATGCTCGAGCGCCTCGGCAAACTCGACCACCGTGGCCGCGAGCCCCTCGTCCATTAGCGCCGCGATGCAGGGGCCGTACTCCGCGCGTCGTTCGGGGAAATTGTTGCGATGATGCGTTGCGGCATCGATCGCCATGATGCGGCGATGGTTTACGATCACGTCGGCAAAGCTCGGTGGTGGAGCAATCCGATCGACCGTGGCGCCAGCAGCCACGAGCTTCGCAAGCGCCTCGTCGACGCTCGCCTGGACGTCGGCCGTTGCGGCCTCGGCAAAGAAGCCGGTCAGCAGCGCCAGTCGCGGCGGCGTCTCCCGCGCTGACTCGGCGGTGTACGTCGGCGCTGGGATGTCGATCGAAATGGGATCCTGCGGATCGTAGCCCGCGATGGCCGAGAGCATGATCGCCAGGTCCGTTACATCGCGCGCGATCGGCCCTGGATGATCGAGATGAAAGCTCAGCGGAACGATGCCTGACAGACTGGCTCGGCCGTACGTCGGCTTGCAGCCGGCGACGCCACAATATGCGGCCGGTCGCGTGATCGAACCGCCGGTTTGCGAACCCATGGCGGCGATGCACATGCCGAGCGCGACGGCCGCGGCGGACCCGCTGCTCGATCCGGCCGGCGTGCGCGCCAGATTCCAAGGATTGCGCGTAGGGGGCGGATCGAAGCTGGCGAACTCGGTCGTCACGGTCTTGCCAAGTATCACGGCGCCCGCTTTGCGCAGTTTGGCAACGACTGGCGCGTCGTACGCCGCGACATTGCCGATACGCAATCGTGATCCCGCCAGGGTTGGCCAGCCGGCGACGTCGATGATGTCCTTGATTCCGATTGGCACGCCGTGCAAGAGCCCGCGGTGACGCCCCCCCTGCAACTCGGCGTCGCGCTCGGCGGCCTGACGGCGCGCCCCCTCGGCATCGACCAGCACCCAGGCTTGCACCCGATCTTCGAAGCGATCGATCCGCGCCAAGCAGGCGTCGACCAACTCGCGCGACGTGGTCCGACCCGCGCGCAACAGTTCGCTGGCTTCGTGGATCGTGGGGATCTGTGTCATGCTCATCAGGAAACTCGGGCGGGCCATGCAGAGGATGTATCGGTGGATAGGGCGCCATTGTAATACGTCGGCCGCGGTGCGTGGCAACGGTCGGCGGCGCCCACTATCATGTGGCCGAGGGGACTGTCGCAACGGAAGGGGAGATCAGCCGGTGATGTTGCATTCCACGATCAACTACGAATCTGCGCGGCTGCGGCAATTCCGCCGAAGCGTGATGTGCGGCTTGCTCGTACTCGTCGCGATGTTCGCCGGCCGGGCCACGGCCGATGAACCGGCCGGCGAGCTGAAGGTCATGACATTCAATCTGCGCTATGCCAACAGCAAGCCCCCGAATGCCTGGCAAGCGCGGCGGCCGGTTGCCAAATCGTTGATCGAGAACGTCAAACCGGACGTGATCGGCACGCAGGAAGGTCTATGGCAGCAGGTCAAAGACCTGGAAACCGACCTGCCGGACTATGGATGGATCGGCCTGGGCCGCGACGGCGGTAGCCGGGGCGAATTCATGGCGATCTTTTATCGCAAGGCCCGTTTCGAGCCGATGGAGTTCGACCACTTCTGGCTTTCGGACACGCCGGAGCGCATCGGATCGACGAGCTGGGGTAACACCAACCGGCGCATGGTCACCTGGGTGCGATTCAAAGAGCGCGACGGTGGCCAGGAATTCTACTTTCTCAATACCCATTTCGATCACCAGGTGCAGCAGGCGCGGGAGAAGAGCGCGGCCTTGGTCGTGAAGCGAGTCGACCAGTTGATGACGAAGTTGCCGATCATCCTGGTCGGCGATTTCAATGCCGCGGCCGGAAATAATCCGGCCTATGACGCACTGATCAAAGACGGCAAGTTCGCTGACTCGTGGACGGCGGCGGAAAAGCACGGGCCCGCGATCGGCACTTTCCACAATTACGCGGGATCCAAGGAAAACGGGCCTCGCATCGATTGGATCCTCACGCGCGGACCGGTTCGTGCCGTGAACACCGAGGTCGTCACGTTCTCTGACAAGGAGCAGTATCCGAGCGATCACTTCCCTGTCGTGGCGACACTACAACTGAATCCGCAATGAAAGCCGACAAGGGGTATTCACCCCCAACGGAGTGTGCCTCCAGAAACCGGCCCTGCCGAGAGGAGATGGCAGGCTGCTGCGGTGCCAAGAGATGATTGGGAATGCCGGCAAATCGCAGACTTTACCAACAGCGCAAAAAAGAAGCCCCCGCAGGTGGGGCAGGAACCTGCGGAGGCCGACCTGTTGTGAGCAAGCTCACAGCAGTAAGTCCAAGTATGCACTTGAATCGGCTGGATGCAAGGCATTCGTTGATGCCTTACGGAATTGTAAAGCCGGTGGCATTTTATCCCCCATTGGTGTAAGTACCCTCGCATCGAACTGTGCGAGAAATACGCAAGCGCGTCGTCGTTGCACGAGTTCGGTTTGGTTCTAAAAAGTTCCTCGCCCCTCGAACGTGCGGTGCTGTTCCTCGGAACTGTTACAGGCCGTTAATCCACGGAGAGAATCGCTCGTGTCGAAAGTCTTGATGCCGATCGGCGACGCCACCGAAGTGCTGGACACAATGTACGCCTTCTTCCGTTTACCGGAGGATGGATTCGAGGTGGTCGTCGCCGGCCCCGAAGCGCGCATGTATCACATGGTGCTCCACGAGATTCCGCCAGCCGCCGATCCGCGCTGGGACATCACGCGCGAATCGCCCGGGTATCATCTGCCGGCGACGATCGCTTTTCGTGACGTCGATCCGACGGAGTATGCCGGGCTGTTCGTTTCCGGAGGGCGCGCCCCGGAATACCTGCGCTACGATCAAGATTTGCTGCGCGTGACGCGACATTTTTTCGAAACCGGTAAGCCGGTTGCCGCGTTGTGTCACGGCGTCGAAATCCTCACAGCGGCCGATTGCATTCGCGGTCGGCGCGTAACCACCGTCGCGAAGTGTGCGCTCGATGCCGCTCAGGGAGGAGCGACCTACGTCAACGAACCGTGCGTCCTGGACGGCAACCTGGTCACGGCCCGCACCTGGCATGACAATACGCCGCTTTTGGCCCAGTTTGTGAAGATGCTGAGGAATAGTAGGCAGCCGGCAGTGACGAATAGCAGCCGGTAGCGAGTTTTTCAGACGCGGGCGGCAGGCTCGGCCTGATAAGGCGTGCTGGCGCTCGCATCCTGTCGGTTGATTTCTGTCCAACGCGTTTTGCCGGGCGAATCACGGCCCTCGCCGGGGCTTTCATTGTTTCGCACCCCCCTCGGGCTATAATTCGGCTAGCGTGCGTGATCTGCGGACGTGGAATTACGGAGACTCTGGCGATGTACCGCCGATGGAATCAGTGTGTGCTGGCGTTGTCTCTTGTTACGGTCGCTGGCACTATCGTCGCTGCGGGGCGCAAGGATAACGGATCCGCGGACTCGAAGACGGCGTTCCTCCGTCTCGCTCGGGACGCCAACGATCAGCCGGTCTCGATGGAGACCGCGATCGTGCGCTACAAGGCGCAGAACGCCGACAAGCAAGATGTGACGATCGACCTGATCGGCGCCGTTCACATCGGCGAGAAGTCGTACTACGACAATCTGAATAAGGAATTCGAGAAGTACGACGTACTGCTATACGAACTGGTCGCGCCCGAAGGGACCCGCGTTCCGAAAGGGGGCGGCACAGGCAGCGGCCATCCCGTGGCGCTGTTGCAAAACGGCATGAAGGACATGCTCGAACTCGAGCATCAGCTGCACCACATCGACTATCACAAAGACAACTTCGTGCATGCGGACATGTCGCCCGAGGCTTTCTCGAAATCGATGGAAGATCGTGGCGAGAGTATCTGGACCATGATGTTCCGCATGATGGGACAGCAAATTGCGCAGCAGAACAAGCGCGCCAGCCGCACTTCGGAAGCCGATCTGTTCATGGCACTGTTTGATAAGAATCGTGCCCTGAGCTTGAAGCGCGTCATGGCCGAGCAGTTCGAGGATCTGGAAGGAGCAATGGGGGCGCTGGAAGGACCTGGCGGATCGACCCTGATCACCGAGCGCAACAAGGTCGCCCTTAAGGTACTGGCCGAGCAGATCGCGGCGGGCAAGAAGCGGATCGGCATTTTCTACGGGGCCGGCCACATGCCCGATATGGAGAAGCGGCTGATCAA encodes:
- a CDS encoding neutral/alkaline non-lysosomal ceramidase N-terminal domain-containing protein — its product is MKIVFACLLAIVAFLMANSDVKAADALKVGFATADVTPDVNGPNPVWIAGYGQNRRATGVHDPLFVRAVVLNDGKKKIALAAVDVVGIQYPTTQEIRKRLEGFDYVLVSSTHNHEGPDVLGLWGPSPFKSGVDPAYLQLIVDRVVEAVKKADSAAKPATGEYGTADDPTLLRDSREPHVPDGVIRTVKVLGADKKPAGLIVQWSCHPEALGSENKLLTADFIWQTVKRLEKKYQCPVVYFSGAVGGLMTTPSNRYRDSRKIPDETFEYAEAYGNEVADLAIKAIDSAKPLELSPLAFSAKPISVPLENPLYRMAQMAGVLKREGHAWSGDFEVIGGPIKGAEGEVAAGVSEVVYLRFGQLHIAGVPGEIYPELVYGKFQDPADPNADFPEAPLEKSVTQLLPGDKIMLIGLANDELGYIIPKRQWDHTPPFAYGRKKSQYGEENSCGPLMAGVLMGALENRVKELAPANGK
- a CDS encoding amidase, which codes for MSMTQIPTIHEASELLRAGRTTSRELVDACLARIDRFEDRVQAWVLVDAEGARRQAAERDAELQGGRHRGLLHGVPIGIKDIIDVAGWPTLAGSRLRIGNVAAYDAPVVAKLRKAGAVILGKTVTTEFASFDPPPTRNPWNLARTPAGSSSGSAAAVALGMCIAAMGSQTGGSITRPAAYCGVAGCKPTYGRASLSGIVPLSFHLDHPGPIARDVTDLAIMLSAIAGYDPQDPISIDIPAPTYTAESARETPPRLALLTGFFAEAATADVQASVDEALAKLVAAGATVDRIAPPPSFADVIVNHRRIMAIDAATHHRNNFPERRAEYGPCIAALMDEGLAATVVEFAEALEHQRHFARDLELKLAGYDAIVTPATTTTAPGPETTGDPRFNAPFSYAGLPTVCFPCGLSSVDQMPVGLQLIGGRWTEGPLLSVAHWCEAEIGFSAPPPLLAECAAVG
- a CDS encoding endonuclease/exonuclease/phosphatase family protein, with translation MLHSTINYESARLRQFRRSVMCGLLVLVAMFAGRATADEPAGELKVMTFNLRYANSKPPNAWQARRPVAKSLIENVKPDVIGTQEGLWQQVKDLETDLPDYGWIGLGRDGGSRGEFMAIFYRKARFEPMEFDHFWLSDTPERIGSTSWGNTNRRMVTWVRFKERDGGQEFYFLNTHFDHQVQQAREKSAALVVKRVDQLMTKLPIILVGDFNAAAGNNPAYDALIKDGKFADSWTAAEKHGPAIGTFHNYAGSKENGPRIDWILTRGPVRAVNTEVVTFSDKEQYPSDHFPVVATLQLNPQ
- a CDS encoding DJ-1/PfpI family protein; this encodes MSKVLMPIGDATEVLDTMYAFFRLPEDGFEVVVAGPEARMYHMVLHEIPPAADPRWDITRESPGYHLPATIAFRDVDPTEYAGLFVSGGRAPEYLRYDQDLLRVTRHFFETGKPVAALCHGVEILTAADCIRGRRVTTVAKCALDAAQGGATYVNEPCVLDGNLVTARTWHDNTPLLAQFVKMLRNSRQPAVTNSSR